The DNA segment CTGATGAAATTTTATCTACTTTATCCGAAAAGCATGTGGCGCCAGCGATTCCGCTAGTGTTACCATACGGCGAGCTCGCGGAGACAGCAATCGCTGAAATCCAGTCATTAACAAAAGACATCATTCCTACTAAACAATCTCGTTGGCTAGCAGTTCAATTTCTTTCCAAAAATGAAGTCACGGAAGAATTTTTAGCTTCTAATTCTGCGTTTGAACAATTGAAAAAAATCCGAACGGAACTAGAAACTGCCCTTGAAGGAAAGTTAGAAAATCATTTCCACCAAATTCGGGTAAATTACATTCATGATATTTGTTTGACCTCAGTCGAATATACGCGCAATTCGGATATTCCACTATCAGACAAGCTCGATAAAATTTTTACACACAAGTTTTTCGGGATTCCGATTTTTCTTGGAATTATGTGGTTAATTTTTCAAATAACTTTTACGTGGGTTGGCGCACCGCTTTCCGACTTACTTGATGGTTTTATCAGCGGATCGCTTACGGATTGGGTAACATCTTTCTTAACAACGATTGGTGCATCTGGTTTTATCATTGATTTGGTCGCTGAAGGAATTATCGCTGGCGTGGGTGGCGTTCTTGTCTTCGTTCCGCAAATTTTGGTTATTTTCTTCTTCATTTCTGTCTTAGAAGATTCAGGATATATGGCCAGAATAGCAGTTGTTATGGACCGAGTAATGGAAATTTTCGGCTTAAATGGGAAAGCTTTTATCCCAATGATCATCGGGTTTGGCTGTAACGTACCAGGAATTATGGCAGCACGTTCCATCGAAGAATCCAAAGAACGAACACTAACGATTCTAGTTTCTCCATTTATGTCCTGTTCCGCCCGTCTTCCAGTTTATGCCCTTTTCGTTGGCGTATTTTTCGAAAAATATCAAGCACTTGTCGTATTGTCACTTTACGTTATCGGCATTTTAATGGCACTGATTGTCACTAAAATCCTTTCGAAAACATTACTTAAAAAAGATAATTCCGTGTTTGTCGTCGAATTACCACCTTACCGCTTGCCATCACTTAAAACTTTATGGCGTAGCACATGGGAAAAAGGAAAAGGCTTCTTGCGTAAAGCAGGGACATTTATTTTTGCAGGTTCCGTTATCATTTGGTTGTTAAACTATGCTGGGCCGTCCGGACTTGATGTACCTATGGGTGAAAGTTTCTTAGCCATCATCGGCGGAATGTTAGCACCGTTACTTGTTCCACTAGGATTTGGCACTTGGCAAGCAGGCGCAACTCTTATTCCTGGATTTTTAGCAAAAGAAGTAGTCGTTTCAACCATGGCAATTATTTATGCTGTTGGAGAAAGTTCCATGGGTAGTGTTGTTAGCACTTTCTATACGCCACTTTCGGCTTATTGCTTTATGTTATTCATCTTGCTCTATATCCCTTGTTTAGCAACAGTTGCAGCCATTCGAAAAGAAACTAGTTCATGGAAATGGACTGCATTTTCAGTTGCTTATCCACTTGTTACAGCTTATGTTTTAGTATTTCTTGTTTATCAAATTGGCAGTCTATTCGTTTAAGAGAGGATGTTTTTTCATGAGTATTATTGTTAATTTACTACTTGGCGGAGCAATTTTTGGGTATACCATTTATGCCATCATACAATTTGTAAAACGTAGCAAACAAGGAAAATGTGGCGGTTGCGAACTTGAAAAAGCCTGTAACTGCGAATCAGATGAGTATACAAATGTAGATCATATATTTAAATAACAAAAAAGAGCCTATCTCGAGGCTCTTTTTTATTTCGTTCCCGGTTTAATCGTCACTGCCACAATTTCATATGGATTCCCTAACCGAGGAAAAGCTTTTTGATGAAAACTACCCGCGCCAAGACCTGCTGAAATAATCATTGTTTTACCATCTTTTGTATGCTGACCATATACATATTTAGGCAAAATAGTTCGTTGTGGTCCAGGAGCAATCGCACCTATATTCGTAAATGGAATTCGCACAATTCCACCATGTGTATGTCCACTTAAGGTTAAATCAAATCCATTATCCACATATAGCTCAAAATAATCCGGCATATGTGATAAAAGAACTTGATAATATTTTGGATCTTGCTGCATTTTTATCTCGGCTAAGCCTTCTTCATAATAAGGATAGTCATAAGTCAAATTCGCACTACTTCGCAAACCAGACAACTGAAATTTCTGCCCTCTAACGTCGATAGTGGCTGTTTTATCTTCTAAGTTAATAGCACCGACATCTTCTAAAAAAGGCTTGTAGTCATCTTCATAAGCACCTTTAATGTCATATTCATGGTTTCCTGGCGAATAATAAACTGGCGCTATCTTCGTTAACTTCTTAATAAGTGATTTCGGAACACTATCTCCTTGCCTATCAAAAAGATCCCCAGTGATTGCAATTACGTCAGGATTCAGCTCTGTCACTTTTTCTAATAGCTTTTTATTTTTATTACCAAATTCGCTATAATGCAAATCAGATATTTGCACTAATTGTATTTCTTTTTCAACCTTAGCTGAACTTACTTCATATTTCTTTACGGTTAATCTAGTCCCACAGAACCATCCAATAACCAGTAAAAGCGTAATAATAATTAGCGCAATAATCCATTTCATTTTTAAAGACATTTTTCCACCTCTATGTTGCATAGTCCTTTTATTGTAACATTTCTCCCATACAAAGCAAAAAGAGATTCCACCATTAAAATAGTAGAATCTCTTATTTATTATTTTACAGGAGGATTTGACACAATTGCTGTCATTTTCCCTTCAATTTCCCAAGTTTTTACATCATTTGGTAATATAAAATGATCGCCTTTTTTAATGGATTGTTTTGTTCCATCAATAGTCAGTTCGGCTTCTCCGTCTAAAATACTCACTAATGTGTAAGGCGCTTTTGCCGCAAATTCAGCCTTGCCATCCACTTCCCATTTATAAACGCTAAAGAAGTCATTCGATACAAAAGTTGTTTCAGTTAGGCCGCCATGCGTTTCTGTTTGAATATCTAATTTCGCATCTACATGTGGAGCAGTCGTAACGTCAATTGCCTTATCTAAATGAAGTTCACGCAAGTTTCCATCTGCATCTTTACGGTCGTAGTCATATACGCGATAAGTTGTATCAGAACTTTGTTGTGTTTCAAGAACCAAAGTCCCAGTACCTAACGCATGAATCGTACCACTCGGAACATAATAGAATTCACCTGGTTTAATTGTTACTTTACGAAGCAATTTATCCCATTCACCGTTTTTCGCCCAGCTAGAAAATTCTGCTCTGCTCACCGCTTTATGACCATAAATTAATTCTGCCCCTGGTTCGCAGTCAATAATATACCAACATTCTGTTTTTCCAAGTTCCCCATTTTCATGCACTTTAGCGTATTCGTCATTTGGATGAACTTGAACAGAAAGATCGGTATTTGCATCCAAAATTTTTGTAAGTAATGGGAAAACAGCTTCTTTAGGATTACCAAAAAGCGCTGGTTTTTCTTCCCATAATTCTGCTAATGTTTTACCTTTAAATTCTCCATTTTTAATTACGGAAGGACCATTTGGATGAGCGGAAATCGCCCAGTCTTCTCCAGTAGTATCAGACGGGATATCGTAGCCAAAGTAATCATGTAGTTTCGTTCCACCCCAAATTCTGTCTTGAAAAACAGGGTTTAAAAATAATGCTTCTGTCATTATAAATTTACCTCCATTCCAGCTTTTTTGCTGGGTTTTGTCAATTAAAAGTATATACTAATAATAGCGAATATGCTAGTTATTTTCCGCCCAAAAAGCCTCTTTCTTTTATTTGTTCGGTTAAGTTCGAATAATACGGTTTATCATAAAATTTCGCTAAACGTTCGGTATAAGAAACAAAACCTTCTCGTTTGGAAAACGGAATAATTTCTTGATCATATGTTTCTAATAAAGGCATAACGTCCGTTTGATAAGTTTCTTCAAAATAAACAGCTTCTTTAGGTAAACGAGGTTTCACAGGTGCTTCAACATCTGGAACTCCTACACAAAGTCCGACCACTGGCATGACAAATTCAGGTAAATCAAGGAACTCAGAAGTGGCAGTAATATTTCTGCGCAAACCACCAATACAAATTGTCCCGTAATCAAGGGATTCAGCTGCGGTTAAAGCATTTTGCATACAAAGTCCAATATCCGTTGCTGCAACCATAAGTAAATCTGCTTCTCCAGCTATTTGAAAACTTTTTCCGTGCATTTCACTTGCTACTTTAACCCGGTGAAAATCCGCTACAAAACATAGAAATACGGAACATTCTGCTATGTATGGTTGATTACCGCAAAGCTCTGCCATTTTATTTTTTCGTTCTTGGTCTTTAATCGCAATAATAGAATAATGTTGACCATTAATCCATGAAGGCGCTGCTTGGGCTGCTCGAATAATAGCATCTAATTGTTCTTCTGGTATTTCTATCCCTTTTTTATATTTCCGAAAAGAACGATGGTTTCTAAGTAATTTGATTGTGTCATTCATATATATGCCTCCTAATTTTATTCATTTAATTAAAGTATAGCTTGTTTTTCGCCAATTGTTAATGTTTTCTCTTGTATTTCCATTAGATATTTTCTACACTTAAAGAAAACGAGGTGAAAAGATGTGCGCCAACAACAAATAGATTTTAAATGGCTAGAAGAAAATTTCTTCACAACAAATGAGGCCGCGACTTACTTAGGCATATCTAAGCAAGCACTCCTTTCCTTAGCAAAACGAGATGTCCTTCCTTACACAAAAAAAGGAAATATGGTTCTTTTTCACCGGCTTGATATTGAACTTCGATTAGAAAGTCAACAAAGCTTACGTAAAAAATACCGTCCTTTTGAAACATGATTTTCACAAACAGCGAATCGGACGAACTACTTTCGATATGGTACACTTTAGTTAGTGATATTCTAAACAAGGAGTGATACATAATGAACGAAGCAGTAAAAACACTTGATGGCTGGTTTTGCCTCCATGATTTCCGTTCCATTGACTGGGCAGCTTGGCGTGAATTAAACCCAGCAAATCAAGAATTAATGTTAAATGAATTAAGTCATTTTTTAAGTGATATGGAAATTACCAAAAATATCGGTGAAGGTGAACATACTATATACAGCATTCTTGGGCAAAAAGCAGACTTGGTGTTTTTCACTTTACGTGATTCACTAGAAGCTTTAAATGAAGTTGAAAATCGTTTTAACAAGTTGGCTATTGCTGACTATTTATTACCTACGTATTCCTACATCTCTGTGGTGGAA comes from the Listeria welshimeri serovar 6b str. SLCC5334 genome and includes:
- the feoB gene encoding ferrous iron transport protein B, encoding MSQNTYCLLGNPNTGKTSLFNALTGSYEYVGNWSGVTVEKKVGTLRSKTGKLIDLPGIYDLNPISRDETVVTRFLLEEKFDCMLNIVDSSQIERNLNLTIQLLEFGAPVVMGLNMVDVAAGRGIHLNIQNLAKKLRIPILPVVARSGKGTDEILSTLSEKHVAPAIPLVLPYGELAETAIAEIQSLTKDIIPTKQSRWLAVQFLSKNEVTEEFLASNSAFEQLKKIRTELETALEGKLENHFHQIRVNYIHDICLTSVEYTRNSDIPLSDKLDKIFTHKFFGIPIFLGIMWLIFQITFTWVGAPLSDLLDGFISGSLTDWVTSFLTTIGASGFIIDLVAEGIIAGVGGVLVFVPQILVIFFFISVLEDSGYMARIAVVMDRVMEIFGLNGKAFIPMIIGFGCNVPGIMAARSIEESKERTLTILVSPFMSCSARLPVYALFVGVFFEKYQALVVLSLYVIGILMALIVTKILSKTLLKKDNSVFVVELPPYRLPSLKTLWRSTWEKGKGFLRKAGTFIFAGSVIIWLLNYAGPSGLDVPMGESFLAIIGGMLAPLLVPLGFGTWQAGATLIPGFLAKEVVVSTMAIIYAVGESSMGSVVSTFYTPLSAYCFMLFILLYIPCLATVAAIRKETSSWKWTAFSVAYPLVTAYVLVFLVYQIGSLFV
- a CDS encoding FeoB-associated Cys-rich membrane protein, whose product is MSIIVNLLLGGAIFGYTIYAIIQFVKRSKQGKCGGCELEKACNCESDEYTNVDHIFK
- a CDS encoding metallophosphoesterase, with the protein product MSLKMKWIIALIIITLLLVIGWFCGTRLTVKKYEVSSAKVEKEIQLVQISDLHYSEFGNKNKKLLEKVTELNPDVIAITGDLFDRQGDSVPKSLIKKLTKIAPVYYSPGNHEYDIKGAYEDDYKPFLEDVGAINLEDKTATIDVRGQKFQLSGLRSSANLTYDYPYYEEGLAEIKMQQDPKYYQVLLSHMPDYFELYVDNGFDLTLSGHTHGGIVRIPFTNIGAIAPGPQRTILPKYVYGQHTKDGKTMIISAGLGAGSFHQKAFPRLGNPYEIVAVTIKPGTK
- the manA gene encoding mannose-6-phosphate isomerase, class I: MTEALFLNPVFQDRIWGGTKLHDYFGYDIPSDTTGEDWAISAHPNGPSVIKNGEFKGKTLAELWEEKPALFGNPKEAVFPLLTKILDANTDLSVQVHPNDEYAKVHENGELGKTECWYIIDCEPGAELIYGHKAVSRAEFSSWAKNGEWDKLLRKVTIKPGEFYYVPSGTIHALGTGTLVLETQQSSDTTYRVYDYDRKDADGNLRELHLDKAIDVTTAPHVDAKLDIQTETHGGLTETTFVSNDFFSVYKWEVDGKAEFAAKAPYTLVSILDGEAELTIDGTKQSIKKGDHFILPNDVKTWEIEGKMTAIVSNPPVK
- a CDS encoding NADPH-dependent oxidoreductase; this encodes MNDTIKLLRNHRSFRKYKKGIEIPEEQLDAIIRAAQAAPSWINGQHYSIIAIKDQERKNKMAELCGNQPYIAECSVFLCFVADFHRVKVASEMHGKSFQIAGEADLLMVAATDIGLCMQNALTAAESLDYGTICIGGLRRNITATSEFLDLPEFVMPVVGLCVGVPDVEAPVKPRLPKEAVYFEETYQTDVMPLLETYDQEIIPFSKREGFVSYTERLAKFYDKPYYSNLTEQIKERGFLGGK
- a CDS encoding helix-turn-helix domain-containing protein, which produces MRQQQIDFKWLEENFFTTNEAATYLGISKQALLSLAKRDVLPYTKKGNMVLFHRLDIELRLESQQSLRKKYRPFET